The following proteins come from a genomic window of Dermacentor albipictus isolate Rhodes 1998 colony chromosome 8, USDA_Dalb.pri_finalv2, whole genome shotgun sequence:
- the LOC139048798 gene encoding uncharacterized protein, which produces MTDFADPDVTAASSAEPLHQYRIHLADLDCLVSTFTGTVINYRMPCTAAEGRSCQILSSLSGWNEVLCQAKIEIKQVPRTPGHLAVTIIDGTFVRDHSVENLHRAATLLYWLLTRHRCITEVELSCGRLNIYEGLLCAAFQQNTSVKKLNLRETSSLGPHKDICMAISSMTRLEELACNTGSQCRETFASALSILVRTTQSLKVLHIGNLPIVGKDVIMFLTALSGNSTIVDISLNGVVATARRRDNTSPFREYLTNTSALRKLCVSGYGRYPRNSIREVLFGLLENKRISAAHFKHVVFCAESSTLLTKILQQDRVFLSLEVSFESRYLLVELGITLNSLLVSLMENERVEELTLSSYIWNSKQWESFFLALRSKRRPKKVTIRVPFASAYNVQGLCKAVMETGVEGKVFFENMSAGNYYRGNCEILQCRAFSDVIASSLDAAGHETLRTIAQTLPTLSHITTAILNIDASYYDGALASALGHYIGSTTALRVLKLKVYAYQVAQRADNLHWTPIFEGLLKNGSIKVLDLQPLCVGNADAEMLADAVKSSRSIRRFSFRAAGSATLFLRQFSVDIEKNYVLLDFMIPVCMEETWFRVQEVTRRNQSLVALASYFRPGFNCDKRLAAALERVVHHPALVAEVAELTAVSEAEASDAMRAAVRTFEGLHDFMRITGVVRERVTCHPRDDGSTQLDDLNDYCWRSVRRYVSLDDVRD; this is translated from the exons ATGACGGACTTCGCAGACCCAGATGTCACGGCAGCTTCATCGGCGGAGCCCCTGCACCAATACAGGATTCATCTTGCAGACCTCGACTGTCTCGTCAGTACCTTCACGGGAACTGTCATCAACTACCGCATGCCTTGCACAGCAGCCGAGGGCCGATCCTGTCAAATCCTCAGCAGCCTGTCCGGATGGAATGAAGTATTGTGCCAGGCGAAGATAGAAATAAAACAAGTGCCCAGGACGCCTGGTCACCTCGCTGTGACGATCATCGATGGCACGTTCGTACGAGACCACTCCGTCGAAAATCTCCATCGCGCCGCCACCCTGCTCTACTGGCTCTTGACGCGGCATCGTTGCATCACGGAGGTCGAGTTGAGTTGCGGTAGGCTGAATATTTATGAAGGGCTGCTTTGCGCTGCCTTCCAACAAAACACATCCGTGAAAAAGTTGAATCTGCGAGAGACAAGCAGCTTGGGACCGCACAAGGACATCTGCATGGCCATCTCCTCTATGACGCGCCTCGAAGAGCTTGCATGCAACACGGGTTCACAGTGCAGAGAAACGTTTGCGTCCGCGTTGTCGATTCTCGTTCGCACAACACAGTCACTGAAAGTACTGCACATTGGAAACTTGCCCATCGTAGGAAAAGATGTAATCATGTTTTTGACGGCCCTTTCGGGAAACTCCACCATCGTGGACATCTCCCTTAACGGCGTCGTCGCGACAGCTCGTCGGCGTGACAACACCAGTCCGTTCAGGGAATACCTCACTAACACGAGCGCGTTAAGGAAACTTTGCGTCTCTGGCTATGGTAGATACCCAAGGAACAGTATCCGGGAAGTTCTCTTCGGTCTTTTAGAAAACAAGAGGATCTCCGCGGCACACTTCAAACACGTTGTCTTTTGTGCAGAGAGTTCAACGCTTTTGACGAAGATACTTCAACAAGACAGGGTGTTCTTAAGCTTAGAAGTTAGTTTTGAAAGCCGCTATCTTCTTGTCGAGCTGGGAATTACTTTGAACAGCTTGCTGGTTTCGTTAATGGAGAACGAAAGAGTGGAGGAACTTACCCTATCATCCTATATATGGAATTCAAAGCAATGGGAGAGCTTTTTCTTGGCCTTGCGAAGCAAAAGACGCCCAAAAAAGGTGACGATAAGAGTACCCTTCGCAAGTGCCTATAATGTACAGGGTCTTTGTAAGGCTGTAATGGAAACTGGAGTTGAAGGAAAGGTGTTCTTTGAAAACATGTCCGCAGGGAATTATTACCGGGGCAACTGTGAGATCCTGCAATGTAGGGCGTTCTCAGACGTCATCGCGAGTTCTTTAGATGCAGCGGGGCACGAAacgcttcgtaccattgcgcagACGCTGCCCACCTTGAGCCACATCACCACGGCGATACTAAACATTGACGCATCGTACTACGACGGAGCGCTAGCGTCAGCTCTCGGACACTACATAGGCTCGACGACCGCACTGCGGGTGCTTAAGCTGAAAGTTTACGCGTACCAAGTTGCGCAGCGTGCGGATAACCTACACTGGACGCCCATATTTGAAGGACTATTAAAAAACGGGAGCATAAAAGTCCTGGATCTGCAGCCACTCTGCGTTGGAAACGCGGACGCCGAAATGCTGGCCGATGCAGTGAAGTCCAGCAGGAGCATCCGGCGATTTTCCTTTCGGGCGGCGGGTAGTGCCACGCTCTTTCTGCGACAATTCTCCGTGGACATCGAGAAGAACTACGTTTTGCTCGACTTCATGATCCCCGTATGCATGGAAGAGACGTGGTTTCGTGTCCAAGAAGTGACGCGCCGTAACCAGAGCCTCGTGGCGCTCGCATCATATTTCCGGCCTGGGTTCAACTGCGACAA GCGTCTCGCCGCGGCCCTCGAGCGAGTCGTGCACCACCCAGCGCTCGTCGCGGAGGTCGCCGAACTGACGGCCGTCAGTGAGGCCGAGGCGTCGGACGCGATGCGAGCCGCTGTCCGGACTTTCGAAGGCCTTCACGACTTCATGAGAATCACGGGCGTCGTGAGGGAGAGAGTCACGTGTCACCCGAGAGACGACGGGTCTACGCAACTGGACGACCTCAACGACTACTGCTGGCGTAGCGTGAGGCGCTACGTCAGTCTCGACGACGTCCGCGACTGA